The Atribacterota bacterium genome contains the following window.
CTATTATCCTGGTCATTTTATATAAAAAGGCATCTGCCTCGATAGAAAATGTAATTAATTGTCTTTTTTTAATGATATTAATTTTTTTAATATACCTAGTTTTATTTTTAAGCAATTCCCCTCTTTTTTGGTTAAAACAACTAAAAGCATTAAAATCATGATACCCAAGTAAATATTGAGCAGTTTTTTTCATTTTTTCAATATCTAATTGGTAATTACATAAATAGCAATACCTACTTAGAAAAAGGTCTTTTGCACTGAATATTTCATTTTTTCTGAGTCTATTTATTAAGTAATACTTATATATTCTGCTCTTAGCACTATAACGAGAATGAAATTTAATATCCACTTCTTTAGAAAACTTTATTCTAATATCTCTTGGTAATAAATTGTTTAAAATAATATTCCATTTATCTATAGGAATATTAACCTTTGTTTTAAAATTAGCTACCTGACCAACTGCATGTACACCAGCATCTGTTCGTCCAGCACCATATAATTTTAATTCCTTTTCCCCAGCAAGCCCTCTTAAGGTATCTTCAATTACACCTTGTATTGTTTTCTTATTTCTTTGTCTCTGCCATCCTGAATAATTTGTTCCGTCATAAGAAATAGTAAGTTTAATATTTTTAAATTTATGCATATTTTGCCTTATTAAATAATCAATAAATAAGAACCAATAAGAATAATTAATGTGATAATAAAAAAAATATAGTCAGCATTAGTTATTAATAATTGACGATAATGTGTCCTATCTTCCCCACCACGATAGCATCTTGCTTCCATAGCAATTGCTAGTTCATCAGCTCTTTGAAAAGCATTAATAAAAAGAGGTATTATAATTGGTAAAAAATTTTGAATTCGCTTGATAAAATTGCCACTTTCAAAATCAGCTCCCCTGGCGATTTGAGCTTTTATTATTTTTTCAGTTTCTTCCATTAAAGTAGGAATAAAACGTAGCGCAATAGTCATCATCATTGCAATCTCGTGAGCAGGTACCTTAAGGATTTTTAAAAACGATAATAACCTTTCTATTCCATCAGTAAGAGATATCGGAGAAGTGGTTAAAGTTAGCCATGATGTTGACAAAATCAAATAAAACAATCTTGCTGCTATAAACAATCCTCTCTGAATCCCTTCCCGAGTAATATTTAGCACCCATATATGATAAATAATCTCACCTTGAGTAGTAAAAAAATGTATTAATAGAGTGAATAATATAATAATGATTAAAGGTTTTATCCCTTTTAAAACAAATTTTGGATGCACCTTTGCCAGAAATATATTAATGAAAAGATATGCTCCAATAATAACTAATCCAAACCAAGACTTTACTAAAAATATCGCAATAATTATTAATATTACTACCATAATTTTAATCCTGGGATCTAATTTATGGATAATGGAATCTCTATAAATATATTGACCGATGGTAATATTTCTGAAAAATTTCATTTTTTTATCTTTTTATTACTAATCTCAATATTTCATCTTTTGCTTCTTCTACTGTTAATATTGCTGAACTAACAGGTTTCCCAATTTTTTTTAGTTTATACATAGTATAAGTTATCTGGGGTAAAGACAAACCGATATTCTCTAATTTATGTATGGAATCTTGAAAAATATTTCTTGGAGTATCATCCATTACGATCCTTCCTTTTTCCATAACAATTATTCTTTTTGTTAACTCAGATATAATTTCCATATTATGTGAAACCATAATAATAGTTCTATTGTATTTTTGATAAAGATTTACAATAACTGATAATAATTTATAGCAACTTTGTGGATCTAAACTAGCAGTTGGTTCATCTAAAATGATTATTTCAGGATCAATTGCCAAAATACTAGCAATCGCCACCCTACGCATTTCTCCTCCACTGAGGCTAAAAGGAGACCTGTCTTTATAGAAATAATAATCCAAATCTACCATTTTTAAAGATTTCTTTATTCTCTGCTCTAATTCAATATCTGATATACCAATATTTTTCGGCCCAAAGGCAATCTCTTTAGATATGGTTTCCTCAAAAAATTGATTTTCAGGATATTGGAAAGCTAATCCTATTTTTTTTCTTATTTCTCTTAATTTTTGTTTATTCTTGTGAATATCAATACTGTCAACAAATACTTGTCCTTCTGTAGGTTCTAATAAACCATTTAATAATTGTAATAAAGTAGTCTTACCACAACCGGTATGGCCAATAATTCCTATAAATTCGCCCTTATCAATTTTTAAATTAATTGATTTTAAAGCCTCAGTCTCAAAAGGCATATTTATATTATAGGTATACGAAACGTTTTTTAAATGTATAAACATAAATATTCAATCATTTCATCTTCGTTTAAAATATTAGAAGGAATATCAAGACCGCTTTCAGCAAGTTTTCTAGCTAACTTGGTAATTTGTGGTACTTCTAAACCCAAGCTGATCAATAACTCTGCTTGATTGAAAACATTTTTTGGAGAACCGGTTAAAATAACTTCACCTTTATTTAGTACAAATATTTTTTTGAATTGAGTGGCTTCTGACATAAATTGAGTGATATAAACAATGGTAATATTTTCTTCTCTATTTAACCTCTTAATTATTTCTAGAATTTCTTTCCTTCCTCTTGGATCAAGCATTGAGGTTGGTTCATCTAAAACTAAATATGATGTATGCATTGCTAAAGCACCGGCAATAACTACTCTTTGTTTTTCTCCACCTGATAATAAATGGGGTTCACTATTTCTAAGTTCATTCAGTCCTACTATATTCAGAGCCCAATCAACTCTTTTTTTCATTTCTTGTTCCTTTATTCCAATATTTTCTAATCCAAAAGCAATATCATCCTCTACAGTTGTGGCAACCAACTGATTATCAGGATTTTGAAAGACTATGCCAACCTTTTTTCTTATATCCCAGATAGCCTCAATATCTTTTGTATTAAAGTTCTCTACGAATACATTTCCCTTACTAGGTAATAACAAACCATTAATATGTTTTGCTAATGTTGATTTTCCAGAACCGTTTGATCCAATAATAGCAACAAAATCTCCCTTTTGAATTTCCAGATTAATTTTTGATAAGGAGGTAATTTTATTTTCTTGATTTGTATTGTAAAAATGGGTAACGTTATCAAATTTTATCAAGATTTTTTCCCTTCATAAAAAATTCATTTTTTAAATAAAATTAAAAAGGTTAAAATGCCAGTATATATTTTTTATATCCTAACAATTTAACCTTAATATTTTATTTGATAATTTTTACTTCACAAACTCAATTATAGCCATAGGGGAGGAGTCCCCTTTTCGAAAACCAGCTTTTATTATTCTTGTATAACCACCGTTTCTTTCTCGAAATTGAGGACTAATTTCTTCAAAAAGTAATTTTAAAGCTTGCTTATTTTGTAATATCTTGAATACCTGTCTTTTGGCCTGTAAATTATCTTCTTTTGCAATAGTTACAATCTTCTCTAAATATTTTTGTAACTCCTTTGCTTTGGGGAGAGTTGTATTTATTTTACGGTATATAATCATAGAAATGGCTAAATTTGATAATAGTGCCTTTCGATGACTGGTATCTACATTTAATTTTCTTTTTAAAATTCTATGTCTCATTAGACCATCTCCTTTTAATCTGAACCCTTTAAATTATATCCAAATTCTGTTACCTTTTCTTTAATTTCTTCAAAAGATTTCTTTCCCAAATTTTTAATTGACATTATTTCTTCTTCAGTTCTGTTGATAATATCACTGAAAGTATTAATATTAGATTTTTTTAAGCAGTTATAAGATCTTACTGATAAATCCAATTCCTCAATAGTTTTTTCAAGTAATTTTTTTTGTTCATTACCCTCATTTTCCTCTTCAGTAACTTGTTCGACCTCTATATCAATGTCATCAGGAGAAAATTTATTAAATACTTTTAAGTATTTAATCAATATATTAGCTGATTTACTTAATGCCTCATCGGGTAAGATGCTTTTGTTTGTATAAATATCTAATACTAACTTTTCACAGTTCATAAATTGAGCTGAACTAGCTTTATCAACATTATAAGCAACTTTAATTACGGGAGAAAATAGTGAATCTATATTTATATAATTGATAGCTTGACCTTTTTTCTTATTTTCTGGCGCAGTAATGTATCCGGTGCCCTGTTCAATTATTATTTCCATATCTAATTTACCGTCACTGCTTAATGTTGCTATGGTTTGTTCTGGATTTAATATTTCTACATTGATATTAGGGATTATATCACCTGCAGTGACAATTTTCTTCCCACTTACTTTTAAACGGAGAATTTCCGATTTGCTTCCATACATCTTAAAGACGATTTCTTTTACATTTAAAATAATTTCATTAACATCTTCCTTAACACCGGGTAAAGTAGAAAATTCATGCATAATTCCTTCAATCCTTATTGCAGTTGCACTTGCGCCAGGAAGAGAAGATAATAAAACTCTTCTTAAAGAATTACCTAAGGTAGCACCATATCCTCTATCTAAAGGTTCAATAATGAATTTACCATAACTATCGGTTAAATTTTCAACTTTTATTTTAATTTCGTTTATATCTAACAACTGGCAACCTCTCCTTCCCAAAAAATTAGCTCTCTATCAAAATTAAACTATCTGGAATAGTATTCTACAACCAATTTTTCATCAACCGGTAAATCAATATCCTCTTTAGAAGGTAGCTTCACAACTTTACCTTTTAAATTTTTCAAATCAACTTCTAACCATGAAGGAACATTTATATCAACTTTTCCTTGCTTTAATTCCTTAAATTCTAAAATTTCCTGACTTTTTTCTTTGATCTCTATTACATCATCAATTTCAACCATGTAAGAAGGAATATTAACTTTTTTACTATTGACTAATATATGAGAATGTCTTACTATTTGCCTTGCTTTAGCCCGTGATTTGACAAAACCTAGACGAAAAATTACATTATCTAATCTTCTTTCTAAAAATTGGATAAAGTTATCACCGGTAACACCATGTTTTTGTTCTGCCTTCTTAAATAAATTACTGAATTGCCTCTCCAGTAAACCATACATGTTCTTCATTTTTTGCTTTTCTCTCAATTGTATACCATAATTAGTTAATTTCTTTATTCTTTTTGAATGAGCTGATTTTCCAGGTTCTGAAGACCTTCTTTCTACAGAACATTTTTCTGTATAACAACGATCTCCCTTTAAAAATAATTTTAAACCCTGTCTACGGCATAAACGACATACCGGTCCATTGTATCTAGCCATAGATACCTCCTTATATTTGCATAACAATATATTAAAAATTTTTTTATCAAAAGCTGTTGTGACATATACTTAGAATGTAAATATTCTAAAAAAATAATGTTATTATAATTTATTTTATACCCTTCTCTGTTTAGGTGGTCTACAACCATTATGAGGTATAGGAGTAACATCTCTTATGGAATTAATTTTAAATCCAATAGCCTGTAATGAACGTATGGCAGTTTCCCTACCGGATCCGGGTCCTTTTACATAAACATCAATTTCTTTCATTCCCTGATCCATTGCTTTTTTACCAGCTTCTTCTGCTGTTCTTTGAGCAGCGAAAGAAGTACTTTTTTTACTGCCCTTATTTCCAATTGATCCAGCGCTAGCCCATGAAATTATATTTCCTTCCACATCTGAGATGCTGACAATAGTATTATTGAAAGTGGATTGTATGTGCACTATACCTTTTAATATATTCTTTTTTATTTTCTTTTTACGAACCTTCTTGCTTTGCTTTTGTGTTGCCAATGTGGCTCTCTCCTTTCAT
Protein-coding sequences here:
- a CDS encoding DNA-directed RNA polymerase subunit alpha gives rise to the protein MLDINEIKIKVENLTDSYGKFIIEPLDRGYGATLGNSLRRVLLSSLPGASATAIRIEGIMHEFSTLPGVKEDVNEIILNVKEIVFKMYGSKSEILRLKVSGKKIVTAGDIIPNINVEILNPEQTIATLSSDGKLDMEIIIEQGTGYITAPENKKKGQAINYINIDSLFSPVIKVAYNVDKASSAQFMNCEKLVLDIYTNKSILPDEALSKSANILIKYLKVFNKFSPDDIDIEVEQVTEEENEGNEQKKLLEKTIEELDLSVRSYNCLKKSNINTFSDIINRTEEEIMSIKNLGKKSFEEIKEKVTEFGYNLKGSD
- a CDS encoding energy-coupling factor transporter ATPase; translated protein: MIKFDNVTHFYNTNQENKITSLSKINLEIQKGDFVAIIGSNGSGKSTLAKHINGLLLPSKGNVFVENFNTKDIEAIWDIRKKVGIVFQNPDNQLVATTVEDDIAFGLENIGIKEQEMKKRVDWALNIVGLNELRNSEPHLLSGGEKQRVVIAGALAMHTSYLVLDEPTSMLDPRGRKEILEIIKRLNREENITIVYITQFMSEATQFKKIFVLNKGEVILTGSPKNVFNQAELLISLGLEVPQITKLARKLAESGLDIPSNILNEDEMIEYLCLYI
- a CDS encoding energy-coupling factor transporter ATPase encodes the protein MFIHLKNVSYTYNINMPFETEALKSINLKIDKGEFIGIIGHTGCGKTTLLQLLNGLLEPTEGQVFVDSIDIHKNKQKLREIRKKIGLAFQYPENQFFEETISKEIAFGPKNIGISDIELEQRIKKSLKMVDLDYYFYKDRSPFSLSGGEMRRVAIASILAIDPEIIILDEPTASLDPQSCYKLLSVIVNLYQKYNRTIIMVSHNMEIISELTKRIIVMEKGRIVMDDTPRNIFQDSIHKLENIGLSLPQITYTMYKLKKIGKPVSSAILTVEEAKDEILRLVIKR
- the rpsD gene encoding 30S ribosomal protein S4 is translated as MARYNGPVCRLCRRQGLKLFLKGDRCYTEKCSVERRSSEPGKSAHSKRIKKLTNYGIQLREKQKMKNMYGLLERQFSNLFKKAEQKHGVTGDNFIQFLERRLDNVIFRLGFVKSRAKARQIVRHSHILVNSKKVNIPSYMVEIDDVIEIKEKSQEILEFKELKQGKVDINVPSWLEVDLKNLKGKVVKLPSKEDIDLPVDEKLVVEYYSR
- the truA gene encoding tRNA pseudouridine(38-40) synthase TruA, which gives rise to MHKFKNIKLTISYDGTNYSGWQRQRNKKTIQGVIEDTLRGLAGEKELKLYGAGRTDAGVHAVGQVANFKTKVNIPIDKWNIILNNLLPRDIRIKFSKEVDIKFHSRYSAKSRIYKYYLINRLRKNEIFSAKDLFLSRYCYLCNYQLDIEKMKKTAQYLLGYHDFNAFSCFNQKRGELLKNKTRYIKKINIIKKRQLITFSIEADAFLYKMTRIIVGTLIDFSIKNKEPEEILEILENSNMKNIGQVVPPNGLYLLKVKY
- a CDS encoding energy-coupling factor transporter transmembrane component T yields the protein MKFFRNITIGQYIYRDSIIHKLDPRIKIMVVILIIIAIFLVKSWFGLVIIGAYLFINIFLAKVHPKFVLKGIKPLIIIILFTLLIHFFTTQGEIIYHIWVLNITREGIQRGLFIAARLFYLILSTSWLTLTTSPISLTDGIERLLSFLKILKVPAHEIAMMMTIALRFIPTLMEETEKIIKAQIARGADFESGNFIKRIQNFLPIIIPLFINAFQRADELAIAMEARCYRGGEDRTHYRQLLITNADYIFFIITLIILIGSYLLII
- the rplQ gene encoding 50S ribosomal protein L17, translating into MRHRILKRKLNVDTSHRKALLSNLAISMIIYRKINTTLPKAKELQKYLEKIVTIAKEDNLQAKRQVFKILQNKQALKLLFEEISPQFRERNGGYTRIIKAGFRKGDSSPMAIIEFVK
- the rpsK gene encoding 30S ribosomal protein S11, whose product is MATQKQSKKVRKKKIKKNILKGIVHIQSTFNNTIVSISDVEGNIISWASAGSIGNKGSKKSTSFAAQRTAEEAGKKAMDQGMKEIDVYVKGPGSGRETAIRSLQAIGFKINSIRDVTPIPHNGCRPPKQRRV